The DNA segment TGATGATAGCCACATACAACCAGATCGTGGACTTTGTTGATTATAATTCACTGGAGCCTATTGTTGATTTTATCCGCCAAACAGATTCATAATATGCAATTTAATCATTGACTATTGTAGTTTTATTAATATTTATTTTGCAGTTTTCTTTTCTTGTTTTACCTTTGTTCCCAAAATAAGAAAAGATGAGAGCAATTAGATTAGAAAGAAAGAGCATGTTCAAAGAAGTTCGTGATTATGTGCTAATAACCATAGCGATGTTGTCTTATTGTATTGGGTGGACAGTGTTCCTTCTACCCAATAATATTACAACAGGTGGAGTCTCCGGTATATCATCAATTGTATACTGGGGATTGGGAATTCCTGTTGAATATACATATTTCGGAATAAATGCCGTATTGATGATATTTGCGCTTAGGCTTCTAGGCATGAAATTCTGCATCAAGACTATTTATGGCGTTGTTGTACTAACCCTTTCTCTATCTGCTTTTCGTATCTTTACAGCCGATCTGCATTTACTTCAAGATCAGCCATTTATGGCAAGTGTAATTGGTGCTGTTTTCACAGGCTGTGGAGTCGGATTGGGTTTATCCGCAAATGGAAGTACAGGCGGTACTGATATTATTGCAGCTATAATTAATAAATATAGAGATATATCTTTAGGAAAAGTGATCCTGATATGTGATGTTATCATAGTTACATCCAGTTATATTGTTCTAAAGGATTGGGAGAAGGTTATCTACGGTTATGTAGTACTCTTCATCACAGCCTATTGTATAGATCAGGTTGTTAATTCTATGCGTCGTTCAGTTCAGTTTTTTATCATTTCAGACAAGTATGACGAAATAGGCCATCGCATAAATGAAAATCCTCATCGAGGATGTACTGTTATCAATGCCCAGGGATTTTATTCAGGTCATGATGTAAAGATGCTTTTTGTACTTGCAAAACGTAGAGAATCTGGTACAATATTTCGTCTAATAGATGAGATAGACCCTAAGGCCTTTGTTTCTCAGAGTGCTGTTATTGGTGTTTACGGTGAAGGATTCGATCGTTATAAGGTGAAACGTAGCAAGTAAGCTAGAAAAAAAGAAGTTCATTTATATCATTGAAGCAAGAAAAGCTGAAGAAATTAAAGCTTGCTCGCCCCACCAGTTGAAACGAATAGACTCGAGTTTTTCATGTAAGTTATCTCCAATCATTCTGTGTCGTCTAATGACGGCATAAAACAAAGGTAGGATGGTTATGAGTAAGATCCATGGGCTGTTCATTATAACTATGTACACCACGCTTATACTACAAATAGCAGCAGAAATATAATGAATAATTTCTTTATGTTCTTTATGATAATCTGAAGTTACACCAATTAGAAACAGGCATGAACAGGCGATGAATCCTGAAAAGTCAAACTTACTTGTCATTATTGGAAATACTAAAATGGAAATGACGATAGCCCATAACGTAAATATTTTCCCCCAACCTTCTTTATACTTTTCAAGTCCGTAAAAAGATGAACTGAAAGAGATTGGATTATATGCATATACTTCCGCAAATATCTCATAAAGAATTGTCAGAATTGCAGCTATGTACATCAATATTCTCATACGCTTTTGCCTTTTTTGTGCAAATATTATATTTTTTCGTTTAATAATTGCTATCAAAACTGCACATTTATGTTGCCATTTTTTAGTAATATTCAATATGGCAAATCAATAACTAACTTTTGACAAATTATAGTACTGGAAAATAACTATCTTTGCAAAGGATATGAACAAGAATAAAAACATATACAAGTTTTCGGTTGAAGATTTTATTGATAATGGGCAACCTGTAAAATATATTGACAGTGACTTTATCATAATGGATAATCTGAAAACAAATGCTCAACTTAGTACTATTAAGTTGGGTGTCAATGTTTTTAGTATTGTTACTAAAGGGAAAATGGAAGCTAGCATAAATGGACATCGAATAATAATAGGTGAACGCCAGATGATGGTATGTCCTTCTTCTGCAATAATGGAAGACCTTATGATTAGTCCCGATTTGAAATGTATCATAATATGCTTAACTGACCGTTTGCTGAAAATGCTTATACATTCATATATATCAATATGGAATATAGCGTTATATGTCAAAAACGTCAATAAGATAGATCTTAAGGAAAAAGATATTGATGTTATAGAAAGGGTAATTGATCTACTAAAGATATATATAAGCGACGAAAATATTTATTTTCGTGAAAGTATAATACATTCTTTGATACAAACGCTGTTGTTGGACTTTTGTTCTACGTTAAAAACTTATTGTTGTGTATATGACAATTCTGATAAGATTACTAGTGCTGAAAAATTGTTCAATGGTTTTATAGATATACTATCTAAAAGCGAAATAAAAAGGCATCCGATTACTTTCTATTCAGACAAATTGTTTATTTCATCCAGATACCTATCAAGCATATGTAGAAACATAAGTGGAAAATCAGCAGAAAAATGGATACAGGATTATTTGAATGATGACATCAACTATATGCTTCTTTCGACAGACATGAATGTTAAAAGCATTGCTGTAAAATGTGGATTTTCAAGCATAGCATTGTTTGATAAATACGTAAAGTTGCATTTGGGTATGTCTCCACAAAAATACAGAACTGAAAATAATAAAAAAAGCGAACCAAATGCTTCTGAAAAGCTATTATGAAATTTCTTTAATATATTTCTTTGATTATATTTACTTCAAGTTCAATTCATATGATAGAATTTTATTTGCTATCTCTATTGAATTTTGCACATGTTTACTGCATCGTAGTCTAAAGAGATCTAAATCCTTTATCTTTGCCATTCCTTCGGGTGTGCTCATGTCTAATCCATCCATCAATTCACGACAACAAATAGTGCCACAAGTGGTTTTCTTAAATTCCTCTATAAAATGTCGTGACATATCGTACGCACGTTCTTTATCTTCGATCGTTCCATCTTTCCCTCTTCCGTATTTCAATCCAATAGCCATTAAAGCCCCACTAACAGCACCACATGTTTCCTGCATATATGCAATACCGGAGCCGAAAGGGTTGGCTAGCTTAAGACAAGCATCTTTGCTTATTCCCAGATCTTCTGCAAAAACGGATAAAACGGATTGGGCACAATTATATCCATTGTAAAAGGTTGCAATACCTTCTTTTTGCTTGTTGTCTAAATTTTCTTTCTTTATCATGGTGTATATACTATTTCGAATAATATCTTACTTATGAAACCTCTTATTATATCATATTTGCCTAACTTTTTCAATAGACAAAAGTTTTGTCACTTATATTGGTATCAAAAGAGTAATCGAAAGAATAAACGTATAATAAAGAAGGTGTATCAGAAAATGCTTTGATACACCTTCTTTATATCGTTAATTAGCAAATTGTGTTTTATTTTACAGCTACACACTCAACCTCTACCAGAGCTCCTTTAGGTAATGTCTTTATTGCAACAGCAGAGCGGGCAGGGAAGGGCTGAACGAAAAACTCAGCATAAACTTCATTCATTTCAGCAAAGTTGCCCATGTCAGAAAGAAAAACAGTAGTCTTTACTACATGACTAAGATCAATGCCAGCCTCTTTCAATACATTTTGTACATTAGCCAGTGATTGACGAGTCTGTTCCTTGATACCACCTTCCACAAAATTATCTGTAGCAGGATCAATTGGAATCTGGCCTGATGTGAAAACAAATCCATTAACTTCAATAGCTTGACTATACGGTCCAAGTGCTTTTGGCGCATTATCAGAGTGTAATACTTTCATAATCTTTATATTTTAAATTAAATTAAATCCTTTATCTCTTAGTGTTTTCTTAATCTCCTCTATATGTTCTATATTCTTTGTCTCTGCTGTTACTCTCAATATGCAGGCATTAACTTTCTTGCAGGTTGCAATGCGTTCATGGTGCACACTGATAATGTTACCGCCAAGTTTGGCAATCACAGAACACACATCAACTAATTTTCCCGGTTGGTCGTCAAGTTCAAGGCCGATAGAACATAAACGCCCA comes from the Xylanibacter oryzae DSM 17970 genome and includes:
- a CDS encoding YitT family protein yields the protein MRAIRLERKSMFKEVRDYVLITIAMLSYCIGWTVFLLPNNITTGGVSGISSIVYWGLGIPVEYTYFGINAVLMIFALRLLGMKFCIKTIYGVVVLTLSLSAFRIFTADLHLLQDQPFMASVIGAVFTGCGVGLGLSANGSTGGTDIIAAIINKYRDISLGKVILICDVIIVTSSYIVLKDWEKVIYGYVVLFITAYCIDQVVNSMRRSVQFFIISDKYDEIGHRINENPHRGCTVINAQGFYSGHDVKMLFVLAKRRESGTIFRLIDEIDPKAFVSQSAVIGVYGEGFDRYKVKRSK
- a CDS encoding helix-turn-helix domain-containing protein, translating into MNKNKNIYKFSVEDFIDNGQPVKYIDSDFIIMDNLKTNAQLSTIKLGVNVFSIVTKGKMEASINGHRIIIGERQMMVCPSSAIMEDLMISPDLKCIIICLTDRLLKMLIHSYISIWNIALYVKNVNKIDLKEKDIDVIERVIDLLKIYISDENIYFRESIIHSLIQTLLLDFCSTLKTYCCVYDNSDKITSAEKLFNGFIDILSKSEIKRHPITFYSDKLFISSRYLSSICRNISGKSAEKWIQDYLNDDINYMLLSTDMNVKSIAVKCGFSSIALFDKYVKLHLGMSPQKYRTENNKKSEPNASEKLL
- a CDS encoding C-GCAxxG-C-C family protein: MIKKENLDNKQKEGIATFYNGYNCAQSVLSVFAEDLGISKDACLKLANPFGSGIAYMQETCGAVSGALMAIGLKYGRGKDGTIEDKERAYDMSRHFIEEFKKTTCGTICCRELMDGLDMSTPEGMAKIKDLDLFRLRCSKHVQNSIEIANKILSYELNLK
- a CDS encoding RidA family protein; its protein translation is MKVLHSDNAPKALGPYSQAIEVNGFVFTSGQIPIDPATDNFVEGGIKEQTRQSLANVQNVLKEAGIDLSHVVKTTVFLSDMGNFAEMNEVYAEFFVQPFPARSAVAIKTLPKGALVEVECVAVK